GGTCACCTTCCCGTTACCCTCCTCGACTACCGCCCTGGCGGTCGCGGACTTTCTTTTTCCACTTGTATTGACACATTCCATGGGGATCATCTCACATTAGAACCCAGGAATTTAGAGACGGCTCCCAGGGTCGTGTATTTGCCGGTGATCTTCTTCTTAGCGAGCTCAGGCACTTCGGTTTTAACTTCGGTGAACTGCTTGGGTATTCCAACGTATACGTGGAGCCTTCTGTAGGCGTCCCTTCCGCTGGAGCTCTTCCAGGGGATCATTCCCCTTACGGACCTCTTGAATATCAGGTCCGCCCTGCGGGGGTAGAAAGGTCCCTTTCTCTTGGTGGCGTCACCAAGTTCGGTGCGGTGCTTGAACTTCTCGCACACCATTTCCTTCGCCCCTGTAATTATGATGGACTCAGAGTTCAAAATGATGATCTCCTCGCCGTCCATGATCCTCTCTGCGACAACGCTTGCAAGCCTGCCGTAGATCAGGTCCTTTCCGTCAATAAAAGTCACCATTCAATCACCTCATTATCCTGACATTGGAACCTTTTGGGTTGGTGTCCATGAGCTCTCTTATGCTCACGGCCTTTCCGCCGGATTCCGTAATCGCTTCCTTCGCCTTCTCAGAGAAGGAGAAAGCCGCAACTGTTACTTTCTTCGTGATGCTGCCTGCTGCGAGAACTTTCCCGGGGACGACAACCGTCTCCCCGTCCTTTGCATATCTCTCGATTTTGCTGAGGTTCGTTTCGGCCCAGTTCCTCTTAGGTTTCTCAAGCCGAACCGCGATGTCTCGCCAGATGGCAGCTTCGTTTTCCCTCGACGTCGCCTTAAGATCGAAGATCAAGGCGATCAGCGAAGGGTCTGTTTTGAAACTTACCTTCATATTCTGACTCTCCCGACATTGGGTGAGGCTGTCGTATGCGGGATTTGTTTATAAAACTTGTCTAATCCGGATGCGCGGGGAGATGTCGTACGCGTACGGGATAATGTGCGTTATGTTTAATACTGTCCTCGCATTAGCACCGCTGATATCATGATTAGATTCGGACCTGCGGGAATACCGCTTTCGTGCAAAGGCCGCACCCTCAAGGACGGTATCGAGGATGTTCACAACCTGAGCCTCACCGCTATGGAGGTCCAGATGGTAAGGCCCAGCAGATTCAGCAGATACCCTGAAGACGAAGAGGTCGGAAAGACCATCAGGGATATCGTCGAGGATTTCGTCATCGAGATCATCAGGGACGACGAGCTGATATGCTCGCCCGATGTGCCCATAGAGGAGGACGACGAGCTGATATACATGTCGTCCAGCATAACCAACAACTTCGGTTCGCTGTATAATACGGGCGAGATAGCCAAGAGGATGGACGTCAGCATGTCGATACACACCCCGTATTACATGGACCTCGGGTCCGAAACGCCGCTGGCGGAAATGTGCATGGACAGCATCAGGCACGCCGGGCTCATTCTCAACGCGCTCGGAGGAGACACGGTCGTTACCAGCCTCGGCCTATACAACGGCGCCTCGAAGGAGGAGACCGAATCGCGCATATTCGATAATGTGGAGGCGATAATGGGCTGGTGGCAGGAAGAGAACCTCAAGCCGAGGCTCGGCATCGAGGTGACAGGCCACCAGGAGACATTCGGGTCTCTCGACCAGATATTGGACATGTGCGACAACATCGAAGGCATTGTCCCCGTAATCAACTTCCCGCATCACCACTCGCGCACCGGAGGGTCCCTCAAGGAGATCAAGGACTTCATAGACCTTATCGAAAAGGTCGAACCCTACTGCAAAGGCGGCATATACTCCCAGTTCTCGGGAGTGGAGCACG
This DNA window, taken from Methanomassiliicoccaceae archaeon, encodes the following:
- a CDS encoding 50S ribosomal protein L18e; amino-acid sequence: MKVSFKTDPSLIALIFDLKATSRENEAAIWRDIAVRLEKPKRNWAETNLSKIERYAKDGETVVVPGKVLAAGSITKKVTVAAFSFSEKAKEAITESGGKAVSIRELMDTNPKGSNVRIMR
- a CDS encoding TIM barrel protein — encoded protein: MIRFGPAGIPLSCKGRTLKDGIEDVHNLSLTAMEVQMVRPSRFSRYPEDEEVGKTIRDIVEDFVIEIIRDDELICSPDVPIEEDDELIYMSSSITNNFGSLYNTGEIAKRMDVSMSIHTPYYMDLGSETPLAEMCMDSIRHAGLILNALGGDTVVTSLGLYNGASKEETESRIFDNVEAIMGWWQEENLKPRLGIEVTGHQETFGSLDQILDMCDNIEGIVPVINFPHHHSRTGGSLKEIKDFIDLIEKVEPYCKGGIYSQFSGVEHADGEEKKYTPIKKGDLKFETLADALTEVRPEITVISCSPLLEHDAMYMRIIEERVLSKKVAKMLKEMKKQATAEAPGE
- a CDS encoding 50S ribosomal protein L13, translated to MVTFIDGKDLIYGRLASVVAERIMDGEEIIILNSESIIITGAKEMVCEKFKHRTELGDATKRKGPFYPRRADLIFKRSVRGMIPWKSSSGRDAYRRLHVYVGIPKQFTEVKTEVPELAKKKITGKYTTLGAVSKFLGSNVR